In Candidatus Scalindua japonica, the genomic stretch TCAAACTTGCCATCAAAGACATCACGTCCTTCCGCGTTTCCAACAAAGTTCAGCGAAGTATTTGAAAGAAGTGAAAAAGTCTCTTTTACCAACTCGTTACCCTTCGCGTCCTCTTCTCCGATATTTAAAAGCCCTACTCTCGGTTTCTCAATATTCAACACATATTTACAAAAGACAGATGCCATAACTCCGTATTGCATCAAATGTGAAGGCTTGCATTGTATATTCGCACCGGCATCAATTACCATACACGCACCATGAAAAGTCGGTATCGACACAGCTATCCCCGGACGTTTAACATGCTCCAACGTACGAAGAAACAAGGATGCCGCAGCTACAGACGCACCTGTGTTACCTGCGCTCACTACCGCATCTGCCGCTTTTTCAGCTACCAACTTTACACTTTTGGTTATTGATGAATCTGCTTTTTTACGCACGGCTACAGTTGCAGACTCGTTCATGCCTACTACTTGTGACGCATGCACAACTGAAATATTATCAACAGTAGTAGCACCACATGCAACCAATTCACTTTTAATTCTATCCTGATCACCTACTAATATCATTTCGTGATCGGTATAGAAGCGTGCAGCAGCCACTGCCCCTTTTATGATCTCAACCGGAGCCGCATCACCACCCATTGCATCAACCGCAATACGCATATCTACGCTCTCTCTACAGCAATAACTTGTTGGCCACGATAATAACCACAATTATGACAAACCGTATGTGGTCTTTTTATTTGTTTACAATGAGGACAAATATACTTCTTTGACCTACTACCTGATGTACTCCTCGCAAACTCAGAGCGTGGAACGTTTGGCGGTTTCAACGCATCATGTGCACGTCTCTTACCTGACCTGGAACTGGATTGCCTTCTTTTTGGAACTGCCATATTATGTAACTCTCATCTTAAAATCTAAAATAAATAAGGGAAGAATGAGAAAGAAAGGGAAAAGTATAAGGTATTATCTTTACTACCAAGCCTCCCATTACTTTCTTGTTCTTCCCTTATTCCA encodes the following:
- the plsX gene encoding phosphate acyltransferase PlsX, translated to MRIAVDAMGGDAAPVEIIKGAVAAARFYTDHEMILVGDQDRIKSELVACGATTVDNISVVHASQVVGMNESATVAVRKKADSSITKSVKLVAEKAADAVVSAGNTGASVAAASLFLRTLEHVKRPGIAVSIPTFHGACMVIDAGANIQCKPSHLMQYGVMASVFCKYVLNIEKPRVGLLNIGEEDAKGNELVKETFSLLSNTSLNFVGNAEGRDVFDGKFDIVVCEGFVGNVLLKFAEGLSISMLAAFALEAKKSVWTRLGAWLCKPVREHLYSKMDYTEYGGVPLLGIDGICIISHGRSDSKTIQNAIREAIQFGKYEVNKHINTELEIANSSLVTAI
- the rpmF gene encoding 50S ribosomal protein L32, whose translation is MAVPKRRQSSSRSGKRRAHDALKPPNVPRSEFARSTSGSRSKKYICPHCKQIKRPHTVCHNCGYYRGQQVIAVERA